The following coding sequences lie in one Alloacidobacterium dinghuense genomic window:
- a CDS encoding trypsin-like peptidase domain-containing protein encodes MRHGIVLTFVFASALYLQGQANPSPQPAAPSILQDYDQAIDAVAEKAMQSVVEIEVTGYGVPEHNDDNSTPQMLQRQRSLGSGVIVDPDGYIVTNNHVVNGAVRIRVIISPATVEMAPYHTSLARKQRVYEAKLIGTNHYADLAVIKIEEKNLPAMPLPNEQFHVRLGQSVLAIGAPQGLDHTVTKGIVSAIGRQPELDRPMVYVQTDAPINPGNSGGPLVDRNGNLIGINTFILSSGGGSEGLGFAIPEPVVRFAYNEIKAHGGVHPITIGAHAQTITPDLASGLKLPQDWGVIISDTDPGSPAETAGLHRGDVITAIDGIPIDSLPKYTAYMYLHPRGFPMQMKILRSGQPVTVTVMPIDAPPTVDSLSDLINPSTDLIASLGVFCIDLKGPLSDSMQTRSKTGILVAGLLSGEPATLADLEQGDLILTMNGKPVSDTAHLRQDLVNFKPGNAVVFEVERQGVIQYVAFEIE; translated from the coding sequence TCACCTCAGCCGGCCGCACCTTCTATCCTGCAGGATTACGATCAGGCCATCGACGCCGTAGCAGAGAAGGCCATGCAGTCTGTCGTAGAAATAGAAGTTACCGGCTACGGCGTGCCCGAGCACAACGACGACAACAGCACTCCACAGATGCTGCAACGCCAGCGCTCGTTGGGCTCGGGCGTCATCGTTGACCCTGACGGCTACATCGTCACCAACAACCACGTTGTCAACGGAGCAGTGCGCATCCGTGTCATCATCTCACCCGCAACGGTTGAGATGGCGCCCTATCACACGTCGCTTGCGCGCAAGCAGCGCGTCTACGAAGCCAAACTCATTGGCACGAACCACTACGCCGACCTGGCCGTAATCAAAATCGAAGAAAAGAATCTCCCCGCAATGCCGCTACCCAATGAGCAGTTTCACGTTCGGCTAGGACAATCCGTTCTCGCCATCGGCGCACCGCAGGGACTCGATCACACCGTCACCAAAGGCATCGTCAGCGCAATAGGACGGCAACCCGAACTTGATCGCCCCATGGTCTACGTGCAAACCGACGCCCCCATCAACCCTGGCAACAGCGGAGGCCCGCTTGTCGACCGCAATGGCAACCTCATCGGGATTAATACCTTCATCCTCAGTTCTGGAGGAGGCAGCGAAGGCCTGGGCTTCGCCATTCCCGAACCGGTCGTGCGCTTCGCCTATAACGAAATCAAAGCGCACGGCGGTGTTCATCCCATCACCATCGGAGCGCACGCGCAAACTATCACGCCCGACCTCGCCTCCGGACTGAAACTCCCGCAGGATTGGGGCGTGATCATCTCTGACACAGACCCGGGCAGTCCCGCAGAAACTGCAGGTTTGCATCGTGGCGACGTCATCACCGCCATCGATGGCATACCCATCGATTCCCTGCCCAAATATACGGCTTACATGTACCTCCATCCACGCGGTTTTCCCATGCAAATGAAGATCCTGCGCAGCGGCCAGCCAGTCACAGTTACCGTGATGCCTATCGACGCGCCGCCAACTGTCGACAGTCTCTCCGATCTCATCAATCCCAGCACCGATCTCATTGCATCGCTTGGCGTCTTCTGCATCGATCTCAAAGGACCGCTGAGCGATTCCATGCAAACCCGCTCCAAGACCGGAATTCTCGTCGCCGGTCTGCTCAGCGGCGAGCCGGCTACACTAGCGGACCTTGAACAGGGCGACCTCATTCTCACCATGAACGGAAAGCCCGTCAGCGACACAGCGCACCTGCGCCAGGACCTGGTCAACTTCAAACCAGGCAACGCCGTGGTTTTCGAAGTCGAACGTCAGGGCGTCATCCAATACGTCGCTTTCGAGATCGAGTGA
- a CDS encoding DUF5695 domain-containing protein yields MAANRREFLLGAATFAASTSFPSFGLTADNTEVEASAQAVNAASLFLLEFDGCALTSLRFAADAFPTNYIATGQKLGHIQIAWRRPNGPWQKFHSADATSPKDSAGTYHVLDDRGEVLDVAVRLEPQNSILRWTIALSNHSSDPIEIGDIALPLPMHSSFSDKEPPTASVLKHSFISGHGSFLFWMRSNSVGPYLVMTPEPDTSLEYWDHIPPATKGQRPAFRAYIHSVAIGESVQAAGGRWRQPRTSVTLASAGKAGADRTYAFQLAWAPDYAGVRQRLVEAGGIDIEIAPGMTVPANLFTCIAVRSHDPLKSIVAEHPEQTTIDSLGEKDGRTLYRVKFNRLGENMLTVNHGAGGATRLEFFSAEPLETLIHKRAAFIARHQVRDASKWYNGLLAEWNMDSQVQLGPDNYDRIKGWRIYEVTCDDPGLSKPAHLASKNAEFPNQAEIEALDYYIEHFVWGGLQRTTEETDSYGIYGIPDWKQNRDSSDPGNKGKRHIWRPYDYPHIVVMYLSMYRIARDYPGMKMKLDRATYLERAYGTANGMFTIPMRVTGWSAYETGFYNEVVIPQLIEELDLVGKHDEAAQLRTHWEKKVAFFVSGGPNLFGSEYAFDSTGFESTQAIARYALDHPTTPGITPQAAENFAVTQIRANLFCRGVIEKAYYYYGSDYRGGAGDSFTLSYMSPMGGWGVLNHALHDRREPDATIRLGYASFLSSWSLMNTGTNESDFGYWFPGKANDGGTGGGFEPAAYGMTWLGQPHHRGSWYYSCETDLGYCGALRTAATIVADDPVFGRFCFGGEMYAEKTSLHIIPRDGVRRRLHLRTAGQQIDLELTGARFVKEEPIQWSTDQQEFRFALETETTTNGEALLLITGLPEQSYKVICGQETNTFHPDDKKPLRIRIPAGSSKAKVEIVRS; encoded by the coding sequence ATGGCCGCGAACCGTCGTGAGTTCTTGCTGGGAGCTGCCACTTTTGCGGCCAGCACTTCTTTTCCGTCATTCGGTCTGACTGCGGACAACACCGAGGTGGAAGCTTCAGCACAGGCTGTCAATGCAGCTTCTCTGTTCCTTCTTGAGTTCGACGGATGTGCGCTGACGAGTCTCCGCTTTGCTGCCGATGCATTTCCAACGAACTACATCGCAACGGGGCAGAAGCTGGGTCACATCCAGATCGCATGGCGACGTCCCAACGGCCCATGGCAGAAATTCCACTCAGCAGACGCCACTTCACCCAAAGACTCTGCCGGTACGTACCATGTGCTGGACGATCGCGGCGAGGTACTCGACGTGGCCGTTCGCCTGGAGCCTCAGAACAGCATCCTCCGCTGGACAATCGCCCTGTCCAACCATTCCTCCGACCCTATCGAGATTGGCGACATCGCGCTTCCGTTGCCGATGCACTCCAGCTTCAGCGACAAAGAACCTCCAACCGCTTCAGTCTTGAAGCACAGCTTCATTTCCGGGCACGGCTCGTTCTTGTTCTGGATGCGCTCGAACAGTGTCGGCCCGTATCTGGTGATGACGCCGGAACCTGATACATCCTTGGAATATTGGGACCACATTCCGCCTGCTACAAAAGGTCAGCGCCCGGCATTTCGCGCCTATATACACTCCGTGGCCATAGGCGAATCGGTACAGGCAGCGGGAGGCCGCTGGCGCCAGCCACGTACAAGCGTCACGCTGGCGTCCGCTGGCAAAGCCGGTGCTGATCGAACGTACGCTTTCCAATTAGCCTGGGCGCCGGACTACGCAGGCGTACGACAGCGTCTGGTGGAAGCGGGAGGAATCGATATCGAGATTGCACCTGGCATGACGGTGCCGGCAAATCTGTTCACCTGCATCGCTGTCCGGTCGCATGATCCCCTCAAGAGCATCGTTGCCGAGCATCCGGAACAGACGACAATTGATTCCCTCGGCGAGAAGGACGGGCGCACGCTCTACCGCGTAAAATTCAACCGCCTCGGCGAGAACATGCTGACTGTGAACCATGGCGCGGGAGGCGCCACGCGGCTGGAGTTTTTTTCCGCCGAGCCTCTGGAGACGCTCATCCACAAGCGCGCTGCGTTTATTGCCAGGCATCAGGTCCGCGATGCAAGCAAGTGGTACAACGGTCTGCTCGCGGAGTGGAACATGGACTCTCAGGTTCAACTGGGACCAGACAACTACGACCGCATCAAAGGCTGGCGCATCTATGAGGTCACCTGCGACGATCCAGGGTTGAGCAAGCCCGCCCATCTTGCCAGCAAGAATGCCGAATTTCCCAACCAGGCCGAGATCGAAGCGCTGGACTACTACATTGAACACTTCGTCTGGGGCGGCTTGCAGCGCACCACCGAAGAGACGGATAGCTACGGCATTTATGGCATCCCAGACTGGAAGCAGAACCGCGACAGCAGCGATCCCGGCAACAAGGGCAAGCGCCATATCTGGCGACCATACGACTATCCGCACATCGTGGTGATGTACCTCAGCATGTACCGCATCGCCCGCGATTATCCGGGAATGAAAATGAAGTTGGACCGCGCCACTTACCTGGAACGGGCATACGGTACGGCGAACGGCATGTTTACCATTCCCATGCGCGTCACCGGCTGGTCCGCATACGAGACGGGCTTCTATAACGAAGTCGTCATACCGCAACTCATCGAAGAACTCGATCTGGTCGGCAAGCACGACGAGGCTGCGCAGTTGCGCACGCATTGGGAGAAGAAGGTGGCATTCTTCGTCAGCGGCGGCCCGAACCTGTTCGGATCGGAGTACGCATTTGACTCCACCGGCTTCGAGTCAACGCAGGCCATTGCGCGTTACGCGCTCGATCACCCAACCACACCAGGCATCACTCCACAGGCGGCCGAGAATTTCGCCGTCACTCAGATTCGCGCCAATCTCTTTTGCCGCGGAGTCATCGAGAAGGCGTATTACTACTACGGCAGCGACTATCGCGGCGGCGCTGGCGACTCCTTCACGCTGAGCTACATGTCACCGATGGGTGGCTGGGGCGTCCTGAATCACGCGCTGCACGATCGCCGCGAGCCCGACGCCACCATTCGCCTGGGGTATGCTTCCTTTCTCAGTTCGTGGTCTCTGATGAACACAGGCACGAACGAGAGCGATTTCGGCTACTGGTTCCCGGGCAAAGCAAACGATGGCGGCACAGGCGGCGGCTTCGAGCCGGCAGCATACGGCATGACCTGGCTCGGACAGCCTCACCACCGCGGTTCCTGGTACTACTCCTGCGAAACAGATCTGGGCTACTGTGGCGCGCTCCGCACCGCTGCGACCATCGTTGCGGACGACCCCGTCTTCGGACGTTTCTGCTTCGGCGGTGAGATGTACGCCGAGAAGACGTCGCTACACATCATCCCGCGCGACGGCGTCCGACGGCGTCTACATCTGCGCACAGCCGGACAGCAGATCGATCTCGAATTGACTGGTGCGCGCTTCGTCAAAGAAGAGCCCATCCAATGGTCGACCGATCAACAGGAATTCCGTTTCGCATTGGAGACGGAGACAACAACCAATGGTGAGGCACTGCTTTTAATCACGGGCTTGCCGGAGCAGAGCTACAAAGTCATTTGTGGCCAGGAAACGAACACATTCCATCCCGACGACAAGAAGCCTCTGCGAATCCGCATTCCCGCCGGAAGTTCAAAAGCGAAAGTAGAGATCGTTCGAAGCTAA
- a CDS encoding M1 family metallopeptidase — MTSSLRNTAKLLQCALLLAVPTCLPVAHAQAPAGAPHEVSEADRLRGAYGPYRANNDLLYYHLDVRVDPAQKMLSGKNVIRFAMLKPDTRIQLDLVPTFNIDKIVLDEAGGTTRALKYERAAGRTVYVDFPETLKKGTTYTIEFYYSGHPVEMGRFGGFVFRPDPMGRPLVNTACEEEGASVWWPNKDQWQDEVENMDISVEAPSDLVEVSNGRLQRKTDLGDGFTRWDWAVSYPINNYDVSLNIGKYEHFSDVYSDQYGPLTLDYYVFPEDLDKAKRQFLQAKNMLKAFEHAFGEYPFYRDGYKLIEALYSGVENQTAITYGNHFENGYLGRPKTGIGTWFDFIIVHESAHEWFGNSITARDRSDMWIHEGWANYCESVFVEYMWGKGDAITYINTGKENVKNAEPVICEEGTVCTPPVDQYKKGGLFLNTVRSVIDDDHEWFALLHDYYQHFKYQTIMTTDIAAYFSKHSGRNLTPIFNEYLRHAAIPTLELRFDSQAHTVAYRWQADEPAFAMPVKVGDKNHWQIITPVTTRWQAMNTPLDSEHFDVATDQYYVNIRKL; from the coding sequence ATGACGAGTTCGCTCCGCAATACCGCCAAACTTCTTCAATGCGCTCTCCTGCTGGCCGTCCCAACTTGCCTTCCCGTGGCGCATGCGCAGGCTCCGGCCGGCGCCCCTCATGAAGTAAGTGAAGCCGACCGCCTGCGTGGAGCCTACGGTCCTTACCGGGCCAACAACGACCTGCTCTACTACCACCTCGACGTGCGCGTCGATCCGGCACAAAAGATGTTAAGCGGCAAAAATGTCATTCGTTTTGCCATGCTCAAGCCGGATACGCGTATCCAGCTCGATCTGGTGCCAACCTTCAACATCGACAAAATTGTCCTCGATGAAGCGGGCGGCACAACGCGTGCGCTCAAGTACGAACGGGCGGCTGGCAGAACTGTTTATGTCGACTTTCCCGAGACCCTGAAAAAGGGCACCACGTACACCATTGAGTTCTACTATTCCGGCCATCCCGTCGAGATGGGACGGTTCGGAGGCTTCGTTTTCCGCCCCGACCCAATGGGGCGGCCGCTGGTAAACACCGCATGCGAGGAAGAGGGCGCCAGCGTGTGGTGGCCGAATAAGGACCAGTGGCAGGACGAAGTTGAGAATATGGACATCAGTGTCGAGGCTCCCAGCGACCTCGTTGAAGTCTCCAACGGACGCCTTCAGCGTAAGACCGATCTTGGAGATGGCTTCACGCGCTGGGACTGGGCGGTCAGCTATCCGATTAACAACTACGACGTTTCGCTGAACATCGGTAAATATGAGCACTTCAGCGATGTCTACAGCGATCAGTATGGCCCGCTGACTCTTGACTATTACGTCTTTCCGGAAGACCTGGACAAAGCAAAGCGGCAGTTCCTTCAGGCAAAGAACATGCTCAAGGCTTTCGAGCATGCATTTGGCGAATACCCCTTCTACAGAGATGGCTACAAGCTCATCGAAGCACTCTATTCAGGCGTTGAGAACCAGACGGCAATCACCTACGGAAATCACTTCGAGAACGGCTACCTTGGACGGCCTAAAACCGGCATCGGCACGTGGTTCGACTTCATCATCGTGCACGAAAGCGCGCACGAGTGGTTCGGTAACAGCATCACCGCACGTGACCGGTCCGACATGTGGATCCATGAGGGCTGGGCGAATTACTGCGAGTCCGTATTTGTCGAATATATGTGGGGTAAGGGAGACGCCATCACCTACATCAACACAGGCAAGGAAAATGTGAAGAATGCCGAGCCCGTGATTTGCGAAGAAGGCACAGTCTGCACGCCGCCAGTCGACCAGTACAAGAAAGGCGGTCTATTCCTTAACACCGTGCGCAGCGTTATCGATGATGATCATGAATGGTTTGCCCTGCTACATGACTATTACCAGCACTTCAAATATCAGACCATCATGACCACAGACATCGCGGCCTACTTCAGCAAACATAGCGGCCGCAATCTAACCCCCATCTTCAACGAGTATCTCCGTCATGCTGCCATTCCCACGCTCGAGCTGCGCTTTGATTCGCAGGCTCACACCGTCGCATACCGCTGGCAAGCTGACGAACCGGCATTTGCGATGCCAGTAAAGGTGGGCGATAAGAACCACTGGCAGATCATCACACCAGTCACCACCCGATGGCAGGCCATGAACACTCCTCTTGACAGTGAGCACTTCGATGTGGCAACAGACCAATACTACGTGAATATCAGAAAGCTCTGA
- a CDS encoding catalase family protein, which yields MALGPRINDAILGLVTLEHRVDPYFRDGFNALFQRPLANMVQFFLRLLHKNPETRLCQEIAEAEEQELASAITDQMKAFTTREYQGRVAERAGNTKTYGVVRAEFRVLSGIPDDFKKGIFAGPETFPAWVRFSGPGPLSPPDVADAGILSIGVKVIGVLGSKLLDDEKWTQDFLGISCPTFTTPNTKENLKLQRAIYAGTPVFYFFKPFDSHLLDATMQGLYARMNRSPLEVQYWSCVPYLCGEGMAVKYSVRPTSKYKTRIPWNPPDDWLRQSLAMRLRSEDVELDFLIQKQTDPRRMPIEDASIEWPERLSPFVPVAKIHFPRQRFDSPEQLAFANVLSYNPWHTTATHRPLGNQNRARKLIYTKLSALRQAMNHVQHFEPDGSERFPQ from the coding sequence ATGGCTCTTGGTCCGCGCATCAACGATGCAATTCTCGGCCTTGTCACACTGGAACATCGCGTCGATCCTTACTTTCGCGACGGCTTTAATGCGCTTTTTCAGCGACCTCTCGCCAATATGGTGCAGTTCTTTCTGCGCCTGCTTCACAAGAATCCAGAGACGCGGCTCTGTCAGGAGATTGCTGAAGCTGAAGAACAGGAACTCGCTTCGGCTATTACGGACCAAATGAAGGCGTTCACCACGCGTGAATATCAGGGGCGCGTCGCTGAACGGGCAGGAAACACCAAAACTTACGGTGTAGTTCGGGCAGAATTCCGAGTGCTATCGGGTATTCCAGACGATTTCAAGAAGGGTATTTTTGCTGGACCAGAAACCTTTCCTGCATGGGTCAGGTTTTCTGGCCCGGGTCCGCTCTCGCCTCCCGATGTGGCCGATGCGGGAATCCTCAGCATCGGCGTGAAGGTAATCGGTGTTTTAGGAAGCAAACTCTTAGATGACGAAAAGTGGACGCAAGATTTTCTGGGCATTAGTTGTCCGACGTTCACCACCCCGAACACGAAAGAGAACCTGAAGCTGCAACGTGCGATTTATGCCGGGACACCCGTGTTCTATTTCTTTAAGCCATTCGATTCCCATCTACTCGACGCCACGATGCAGGGTCTGTACGCGAGAATGAACAGAAGCCCATTGGAGGTCCAATACTGGAGTTGTGTTCCTTATCTTTGCGGCGAAGGAATGGCGGTTAAGTACTCTGTGCGCCCAACCTCGAAATATAAGACAAGGATTCCGTGGAACCCGCCTGATGACTGGTTGCGACAGTCCCTAGCGATGAGGCTCCGGAGTGAGGATGTGGAGCTGGATTTTTTGATACAGAAGCAGACGGATCCGCGACGCATGCCGATCGAGGATGCATCCATTGAATGGCCCGAACGCTTGTCGCCGTTTGTTCCGGTTGCGAAGATCCATTTTCCGCGGCAGCGATTCGACTCGCCTGAGCAACTGGCTTTTGCCAATGTGCTCTCATATAACCCGTGGCACACGACAGCAACACATCGTCCTTTAGGAAATCAGAATCGCGCGAGAAAGCTTATCTATACAAAACTGTCCGCGTTGAGGCAGGCAATGAATCACGTACAGCACTTTGAGCCTGATGGTTCGGAGAGATTCCCTCAGTAA
- a CDS encoding GMC family oxidoreductase, producing the protein MANNASNPAQDSWDYIVVGSGAGGGTVAARLAEAGYTVLLLEAGSDCKQPLEDGAREPGAERLPADYDVPCFHTFASENEAMRWDFFVRHYSDAKAQQLDPKYREINDGQRVDGVLYPRAGTLGGCTAHNAMIFVYPHDDDWDGIAELTGDNSWNSENMRRYFERLENCHHREPERLLAQIGMNPSRHGWHGWLHTECAIPLSALLEKDLRDVLIASIKEAVHEMGYVADQVEWSLQGLLDPNDWRTVRANSIGLHYMPLTTKDHARIGTRERVLEVAARHPDRLHTELNALATRVLFDENRRAIGVEYLKGQNLYKAHAHPNMMPGVRRTAYAQREVILAGGAFNTPQLLMLSGIGPAEELQRHGIEVCVDLAGVGKNLQDRYEIGVVNRMNFEEWEIFEGAEFSTGDSQYDCWDRSREGAYTTNGTLLSMYKRSAPERPLPDLFCLAVLGRFEGYFPGYSRVFATNRNYLTWAVLKAHTNNRAGRVTLRSADPLDMPEVNFHYFEEGTPDDGQDLDSVVDGIRFVRKLTDRLRRKDVIAEETLPGETLQSDDELRQYVRNNAWGHHASCTCAIGPRESGGVLDSHFRVHGTIGLRVVDASVFPRIPGFFIACAVYMIGEKAADVILEDARPLTESFD; encoded by the coding sequence ATGGCTAATAACGCTAGTAACCCAGCGCAAGACTCGTGGGATTACATCGTCGTCGGCTCCGGCGCAGGTGGGGGCACTGTCGCAGCTCGGTTGGCGGAAGCCGGCTATACCGTGCTTCTTCTGGAGGCGGGCAGTGACTGTAAGCAGCCTCTAGAGGACGGTGCCAGAGAACCAGGTGCTGAGAGGTTGCCCGCCGATTATGACGTGCCCTGTTTCCATACATTCGCCTCGGAAAATGAAGCGATGCGTTGGGATTTTTTTGTCCGCCACTACAGCGATGCCAAGGCGCAGCAGCTCGATCCCAAATATCGCGAGATCAATGACGGGCAGCGAGTTGATGGCGTGCTCTACCCCCGAGCTGGAACTCTCGGCGGCTGTACCGCGCACAACGCCATGATCTTTGTATATCCACACGACGATGACTGGGACGGCATCGCTGAGTTGACCGGGGACAATTCCTGGAACAGCGAGAATATGCGGCGCTACTTCGAGCGGCTGGAAAATTGTCATCATCGTGAACCAGAACGCTTGCTGGCACAAATTGGCATGAATCCAAGCCGCCATGGATGGCATGGATGGCTGCATACGGAGTGTGCCATTCCCTTATCGGCGCTGCTTGAAAAAGACCTGCGTGACGTCTTGATAGCGTCGATCAAGGAAGCAGTTCACGAGATGGGCTATGTCGCCGATCAAGTGGAATGGTCTCTGCAAGGCTTACTGGATCCAAATGACTGGCGCACGGTAAGAGCAAATTCCATCGGCCTGCATTACATGCCGCTAACTACGAAGGACCATGCCCGGATCGGCACGCGCGAGCGCGTATTGGAAGTTGCCGCGAGACATCCGGATCGACTACATACAGAGCTTAATGCGCTGGCCACGCGCGTCTTGTTCGACGAGAATCGTCGAGCTATTGGCGTTGAATATCTTAAGGGCCAAAACCTCTACAAAGCCCACGCTCACCCCAATATGATGCCTGGTGTGCGGCGCACAGCATATGCCCAGCGCGAAGTCATCCTGGCGGGAGGCGCATTCAACACACCGCAGCTTCTCATGTTGTCGGGTATTGGGCCAGCCGAAGAGCTGCAGCGCCATGGGATTGAAGTCTGCGTGGATCTCGCTGGAGTCGGCAAAAATCTGCAGGATCGTTATGAAATCGGCGTTGTGAACCGGATGAATTTTGAGGAGTGGGAAATCTTCGAGGGTGCGGAATTTTCGACAGGAGACTCCCAGTATGACTGCTGGGATCGGTCTCGGGAAGGCGCCTATACGACAAATGGCACACTACTTTCGATGTACAAACGCTCTGCGCCCGAGCGGCCTCTGCCCGACCTGTTTTGTCTCGCAGTGCTTGGCCGCTTTGAAGGATATTTCCCCGGTTATTCTCGGGTATTCGCTACGAACCGCAACTACCTCACATGGGCTGTGCTCAAAGCGCACACAAACAACCGAGCTGGCCGAGTGACGCTTCGCTCGGCAGATCCTCTCGACATGCCTGAGGTCAATTTCCACTACTTCGAGGAGGGCACGCCTGATGACGGCCAGGACCTCGATTCAGTAGTAGATGGCATTCGCTTCGTGCGCAAACTGACGGACCGACTGCGCCGCAAAGACGTAATTGCGGAAGAAACGCTCCCCGGTGAAACGCTTCAGTCAGACGACGAATTGCGTCAATATGTTCGAAATAACGCGTGGGGACATCACGCGTCCTGCACCTGCGCTATCGGGCCACGCGAATCTGGAGGTGTACTCGACAGCCACTTCCGCGTACATGGAACGATAGGTCTGCGGGTAGTAGACGCCTCAGTCTTTCCCCGCATTCCAGGCTTCTTTATTGCGTGCGCGGTTTACATGATCGGAGAAAAGGCCGCCGACGTCATCCTTGAAGATGCGCGGCCTCTGACTGAATCTTTCGATTGA